A stretch of Fundicoccus culcitae DNA encodes these proteins:
- a CDS encoding M42 family metallopeptidase — MEMNEALLTRLTQANGISGNEKAVREVFKDETKEVAESFVQDGLGSIYAKHTGNPDGPRVLMAGHMDEVDFMVSQVTDKGFIKFVPIGGWWTQVILAQQVTITNSAGKTFHGVTGSKPPHVLSAEARKKPVEMDDIFIDIGATSNDEVAAWGIKPGDMITPYIETRRLNDSPFLLGKAWDNRIGVAVAIELLKAAAETGHETVLYAGATVQEEVGLRGAKTSAHLIKPDLAIALDTGIPGDTPGMTAKESDNELGKGPQIMVFDHSMISHKGLREFVVQVAETENIPYQFAFTPGGGTDAGSFHQSLDGIPSLAITIPVRYLHTHTSIIHEEDYKNTVKLVVAILKHLNPESLHTILANG, encoded by the coding sequence ATGGAAATGAATGAAGCATTATTGACGCGTTTGACGCAAGCTAACGGGATATCCGGTAATGAAAAGGCCGTGCGTGAAGTATTTAAAGACGAAACAAAAGAAGTGGCCGAATCTTTTGTACAAGATGGGTTAGGCAGCATTTATGCGAAACATACCGGAAATCCTGATGGACCGCGGGTGTTGATGGCAGGGCATATGGACGAGGTCGACTTTATGGTCTCTCAAGTGACCGATAAAGGTTTTATCAAATTTGTTCCTATTGGTGGTTGGTGGACCCAAGTTATTCTGGCTCAACAAGTAACAATCACAAACAGCGCAGGTAAAACTTTTCACGGAGTAACCGGCTCTAAGCCTCCGCATGTGTTAAGTGCCGAAGCGCGTAAGAAACCCGTTGAAATGGACGATATTTTTATTGATATTGGTGCAACTTCAAACGATGAAGTGGCAGCTTGGGGAATTAAACCCGGCGATATGATTACACCTTATATCGAAACACGACGCTTAAATGATTCACCTTTCTTATTAGGCAAAGCATGGGATAACCGTATCGGCGTTGCCGTGGCGATTGAGTTACTGAAAGCAGCGGCTGAAACGGGACATGAAACGGTCTTATATGCCGGTGCCACGGTTCAAGAAGAAGTTGGCTTGCGTGGTGCTAAGACATCGGCGCATTTGATTAAGCCCGATTTGGCTATTGCCTTAGATACGGGGATTCCAGGAGATACGCCCGGAATGACTGCTAAGGAATCGGATAATGAATTAGGTAAAGGTCCGCAAATTATGGTTTTCGACCATTCGATGATTAGCCATAAAGGGTTACGTGAGTTTGTCGTTCAAGTCGCTGAGACGGAAAACATTCCTTACCAATTTGCGTTTACACCTGGCGGTGGCACAGATGCGGGATCTTTCCACCAATCATTAGATGGAATTCCTTCATTAGCTATCACAATTCCTGTTCGATATTTACATACACACACATCGATTATTCATGAAGAAGATTATAAAAATACCGTTAAATTGGTCGTTGCGATTTTAAAACACTTGAATCCTGAAAGCTTACACACGATTTTAGCGAATGGTTAG
- a CDS encoding ABC transporter permease: MNKYLIRRFFISLATLLLIIFILFLLLQLMPGSPFNDERISPAQRELMDIRYGLDKPVLVQFFNYVKNMLTGDLGVSYSISRDVPVTTLLQSRLPISFELGFWAVLVGTIMGLIFGSVAAFNQNTIWDTLATILSVLGVSVPSYVFALGLSYYFGYKWQIFPILFNLNNKAMSMVLPVIALSLFTMASIARFTRTEMIEVLQSDYIQLAESKGVTGWRLFYKHVLRNASIPILTVLAPLVVGLMTGSMVVEQIFSIPGLGQLLVQAIQSNDFNIVMGISFIYSALFIFVMFVVDVLYGVLDPRIRLSGGE; this comes from the coding sequence ATGAATAAATATCTCATTCGCCGCTTTTTTATTTCTCTGGCAACGTTGTTGTTGATTATTTTTATCTTGTTTTTACTCTTACAACTAATGCCAGGATCACCTTTTAATGATGAGCGAATTTCTCCAGCACAAAGAGAACTGATGGATATCCGCTACGGTTTGGATAAACCTGTTTTAGTTCAGTTTTTTAATTATGTCAAAAATATGTTGACAGGGGACTTAGGTGTTTCCTATTCCATTTCGAGAGATGTACCTGTCACCACTTTGTTACAATCGCGGTTACCTATTTCGTTTGAATTAGGTTTTTGGGCTGTTTTAGTAGGGACCATCATGGGCTTAATTTTTGGTTCAGTGGCCGCCTTTAATCAAAACACCATCTGGGATACGTTAGCAACCATACTTTCTGTTTTAGGTGTTAGTGTCCCATCGTACGTATTTGCTTTAGGTTTGTCTTATTATTTTGGTTATAAATGGCAAATTTTCCCTATTTTATTTAACTTGAATAATAAAGCCATGAGTATGGTCTTACCGGTCATTGCCCTCAGTTTGTTTACCATGGCTTCGATTGCTCGGTTTACGCGGACTGAAATGATTGAGGTTTTGCAGTCGGATTATATTCAGCTGGCTGAAAGTAAAGGTGTTACCGGCTGGCGCTTGTTTTACAAGCATGTTCTAAGAAATGCCAGTATTCCGATATTGACTGTATTAGCGCCATTGGTCGTTGGCTTGATGACGGGGTCCATGGTAGTGGAGCAAATATTCTCCATTCCAGGGCTAGGTCAATTATTAGTGCAAGCCATCCAATCCAATGATTTTAATATTGTTATGGGGATTTCATTTATTTATTCAGCGTTATTTATTTTTGTGATGTTTGTTGTGGATGTGTTGTATGGTGTTTTAGACCCACGCATTCGTTTGTCAGGAGGCGAGTAA
- a CDS encoding MBL fold metallo-hydrolase: MKIYCIGCAGGYPMDGHGTTSFVVTDTAGEYHLLMDAGSGSALNIEKYIDVSELDAIWLSHDHPDHAADIGIYQHLLKLKKPAPKKIPVPIYVHPNSVYADWLVEDKESKPVVYQPDTHLDLGPFRARFIRTTHPVECYAIRLTERETGKAFVFTADSGWQDSMVEFAHDADLLIADTNFSNELGRNAIHMTAEEVATLANKANAKKLVASHIPPQAETGLILGQVTEALNDSIEFYACRPTEVYEI; encoded by the coding sequence ATGAAAATTTATTGTATTGGATGTGCTGGCGGTTATCCGATGGATGGTCATGGCACAACGTCTTTTGTAGTGACTGACACGGCTGGTGAGTATCATTTATTAATGGATGCTGGGAGCGGCTCTGCCTTAAATATTGAAAAATATATCGATGTGAGTGAACTGGATGCCATTTGGCTCAGCCATGATCACCCTGATCATGCTGCTGATATTGGTATTTATCAGCATTTGTTAAAACTAAAAAAACCTGCACCTAAGAAAATCCCTGTGCCTATTTATGTTCATCCTAATTCAGTTTACGCTGATTGGTTAGTGGAAGATAAGGAAAGTAAGCCAGTTGTCTATCAACCGGATACCCATTTGGACTTAGGCCCTTTTCGTGCTCGCTTTATACGCACGACGCATCCGGTCGAGTGTTATGCGATTCGTTTGACCGAGCGCGAAACGGGGAAAGCTTTTGTGTTTACGGCCGACAGTGGTTGGCAAGATTCCATGGTTGAATTTGCTCACGATGCCGACTTATTAATTGCTGACACCAACTTTTCTAATGAGTTGGGTCGCAATGCGATTCATATGACAGCCGAAGAAGTGGCAACCTTGGCCAATAAAGCCAATGCCAAAAAACTCGTCGCGAGTCATATTCCTCCGCAAGCAGAAACAGGTCTTATTTTAGGTCAGGTTACTGAAGCCTTGAATGATTCTATCGAATTTTACGCTTGCCGACCAACCGAAGTATACGAAATTTAG
- a CDS encoding aldehyde dehydrogenase family protein, producing the protein MEKHKIYINGQWQAGTSGQYTDVMNPATEAVVAQVTTGSVADIDEAVAAAKNAFTAWNLLAPAERAGYIKKVRQGIEDRQEELAQAMVAELGCSISFARATQVGLSLTEMDATLEEFEHFAFEETLDSTLIIKEGTGVVAAITPWNYPLNQIQRKITPALLAGNTVVVKPANETPLAAIILAEIIDAAGLPAGVFNLVTGKGSEIGNYLAGHEDVALISFTGSTDVGRGLYAQAAPHIKRLVLELGGKSAMIYLEGGNLEGAIKQTADTIINNTGQSCSALTRLLVPSHLLDEVKDALRNYFSKQAIVGDPTLETTTVGPISSKKQFDTVMEYIAKGKAEGAEVLIGGNAIEGTGYFIEPTVFTNVTNDMTIAREEIFGPVLTVLTYDTVEEAIAIANDSTYGLSGAVVGPPAEAEKVARQLRTGNIYVNNGPRNSKAPFGGYKESGIGRENGLYGVEDYLEIKALFK; encoded by the coding sequence ATGGAGAAACATAAAATTTATATTAATGGTCAGTGGCAGGCGGGGACTTCCGGTCAGTACACCGATGTGATGAATCCCGCGACGGAAGCGGTGGTGGCCCAAGTGACAACGGGGAGCGTAGCTGATATTGATGAAGCGGTAGCGGCCGCTAAAAATGCTTTTACGGCTTGGAATCTGCTGGCGCCTGCAGAAAGAGCAGGATATATAAAGAAAGTTCGCCAAGGGATTGAAGACCGGCAAGAAGAACTGGCGCAAGCGATGGTAGCCGAGTTAGGCTGTAGCATTTCGTTTGCTAGAGCCACCCAAGTGGGATTGTCCTTAACCGAAATGGATGCCACACTTGAAGAATTTGAACACTTTGCCTTTGAAGAGACGCTTGATTCAACTCTAATCATCAAAGAAGGAACGGGTGTGGTTGCAGCGATTACGCCTTGGAATTATCCGCTCAACCAAATCCAGCGCAAGATTACGCCGGCTTTGTTAGCGGGAAATACCGTTGTGGTCAAACCAGCCAATGAGACACCTTTAGCGGCTATTATTTTAGCCGAAATCATCGATGCCGCTGGTTTACCAGCAGGGGTGTTCAATCTCGTGACTGGAAAAGGAAGTGAGATTGGAAATTATTTAGCAGGGCACGAAGATGTTGCTTTAATTTCCTTTACCGGCTCAACTGACGTCGGACGCGGTTTGTATGCGCAAGCGGCGCCCCACATTAAACGGCTTGTTTTAGAACTCGGTGGTAAATCAGCTATGATTTATTTGGAAGGTGGCAATTTAGAGGGTGCGATTAAACAAACCGCCGACACCATCATCAATAATACCGGTCAATCATGTTCAGCCTTAACCCGCTTACTGGTGCCTAGTCACCTGTTGGATGAAGTGAAGGACGCGCTGCGCAATTATTTCAGCAAACAAGCGATTGTTGGCGATCCCACTCTAGAAACAACGACGGTCGGTCCGATTTCATCCAAAAAACAATTTGATACCGTGATGGAATATATCGCCAAAGGCAAAGCAGAAGGCGCTGAAGTCCTTATCGGTGGCAATGCCATTGAAGGGACTGGTTATTTCATTGAACCAACCGTCTTTACCAACGTCACCAATGATATGACCATCGCCCGCGAAGAAATTTTCGGGCCCGTTCTAACGGTGCTCACCTACGACACCGTTGAAGAAGCCATTGCCATCGCGAACGATTCTACCTACGGCCTGAGCGGCGCCGTCGTTGGACCACCAGCCGAAGCCGAAAAAGTTGCGCGCCAGCTACGCACCGGCAATATCTATGTGAATAATGGCCCCCGCAATTCTAAAGCCCCTTTTGGCGGCTACAAAGAATCCGGCATCGGCCGCGAGAACGGCCTTTACGGCGTCGAAGACTACCTCGAAATCAAAGCCCTTTTCAAATAA
- a CDS encoding peptide ABC transporter substrate-binding protein — MKFNFKKLVQGVLAATMLVSATLPLASVSAQDENVLRVQFDVEIASLDPNIATDGTSMEVIASIQEGLVSRDINGDYVGAAAESYDVNDEETVYTFHLRPDAVWSNGSPVTAHDFVFSWQRLGNPETAAEYSFILDTAGIVNAAAVAAGEVDPSELGVVAVDDYTLEVTLDRATPYFLSLMAFTPFFPINQEFFESTDGQFATSPETTISNGAFTLSSYTPAGATTEVVKNDTYYDPEAISLDGIRFQVIKDSQQAVLAYQTDQLDITNISGEQVMLFAQDPEFQSVQQGYMWFLSPNGEQEDFANQDFRLAFGKAFSREVITENVLKDGSMPATFFVPQGLANAPDGSDYRDFAGRDLMVSNEEEAKAHLEAAKEALGKDTFVVQLLVEDTEASINVAQSLEAQIESVLEGVDIQIEQTPKKNRLDRMRAGEFDVALTRWGPDYADPSTYLQLLTTDSNYNDSRYSNETFDADYVEIQTGELTTDPEARFAKMAEMEALALSEGAVLPVYQAGSAVLMKGNVSDILFYAVGTPRLFKYASKQ, encoded by the coding sequence ATGAAGTTTAATTTTAAAAAGTTAGTGCAGGGCGTACTAGCGGCAACCATGTTAGTATCTGCAACCTTACCACTGGCTAGTGTGAGTGCACAAGATGAGAATGTCTTACGTGTACAATTTGATGTAGAAATTGCATCATTGGATCCAAATATTGCCACAGATGGAACCTCGATGGAAGTGATTGCTTCTATTCAAGAAGGTTTAGTGTCGCGTGATATAAATGGGGATTATGTTGGCGCTGCTGCTGAAAGTTATGATGTGAACGATGAGGAAACTGTTTATACCTTCCACTTACGTCCCGATGCTGTTTGGTCTAATGGATCACCGGTTACGGCACACGATTTTGTATTTAGCTGGCAAAGATTAGGTAATCCTGAAACAGCGGCTGAATATTCCTTTATTTTAGATACTGCTGGGATTGTGAATGCGGCTGCGGTAGCAGCTGGCGAAGTAGATCCTAGTGAATTAGGGGTTGTCGCTGTAGATGATTATACGTTAGAAGTAACTTTAGATCGTGCTACACCTTACTTCTTAAGTTTAATGGCCTTTACACCGTTCTTCCCAATCAACCAAGAATTCTTTGAGTCAACTGATGGGCAGTTTGCGACATCGCCTGAAACAACGATTTCAAATGGGGCGTTTACTTTATCTAGCTACACACCAGCTGGAGCTACGACTGAAGTTGTTAAAAACGATACCTACTATGATCCTGAAGCGATTTCGCTAGACGGCATTCGATTCCAAGTTATCAAGGATTCGCAACAAGCTGTTTTGGCTTACCAAACCGATCAATTAGATATTACTAATATCTCCGGTGAACAAGTCATGTTATTTGCACAAGATCCTGAGTTCCAAAGTGTTCAACAAGGTTATATGTGGTTCTTATCACCGAATGGTGAACAAGAAGATTTTGCCAATCAAGATTTCCGTTTAGCATTTGGTAAAGCATTCAGTCGTGAAGTTATTACTGAAAATGTCTTAAAAGATGGTTCAATGCCAGCCACCTTCTTCGTTCCACAAGGCTTAGCTAATGCGCCTGATGGTAGTGATTACCGTGATTTTGCAGGACGTGATTTAATGGTAAGTAATGAAGAAGAAGCTAAGGCGCATTTAGAAGCGGCTAAAGAAGCCTTAGGTAAAGATACCTTTGTTGTCCAATTGTTAGTTGAAGATACAGAAGCATCTATTAATGTGGCTCAATCATTAGAAGCACAAATTGAATCAGTGCTTGAAGGGGTTGATATCCAAATTGAACAAACACCGAAGAAAAACCGTCTTGACCGTATGCGTGCTGGCGAGTTTGATGTCGCTTTAACCCGTTGGGGACCTGACTACGCGGATCCTTCAACGTATTTACAATTATTAACAACCGACAGTAACTACAATGATTCACGTTACTCTAATGAAACCTTTGATGCAGACTATGTTGAAATTCAAACAGGGGAATTAACGACGGATCCTGAAGCGCGTTTTGCTAAAATGGCCGAAATGGAAGCTTTAGCCTTATCTGAAGGGGCTGTTTTACCGGTTTATCAAGCGGGTTCGGCCGTATTAATGAAAGGCAATGTATCTGACATTTTATTCTATGCCGTTGGAACACCACGTCTCTTCAAATACGCAAGTAAACAATAA
- a CDS encoding ABC transporter ATP-binding protein, translated as MTRQKILEMRDLSISFKTNQGSVEAIRGVDLDLYRGETLAIVGESGSGKSVTVKTIMGILANNQRINTGVIDYSYEADGKVNSVDLLKISKKEMRRRFNGKRIAMVFQDPMTSLNPTMPIGEQIMEGMFIHYHTPKKEAREKALRLLELVGIPNGEERFGQYPHQLSGGMRQRVVIAIALACDPEILICDEPTTALDVTIQSKILDLINMIQKKNNIAVIYITHDLGVVSKVADYVNVMYAGRIVEKGSVNDIFYDPKHPYTWGLLSAMPDINTSSDKLYAIPGNPPNLAHHKQGDPFYIRNDYALNIDKRVEPPMYQISKTHYVASWLMHEKAPKVEMPTALRERIDQMKLEASQYERV; from the coding sequence ATGACCAGACAAAAAATATTAGAAATGCGCGATTTGAGTATCTCTTTTAAAACCAATCAAGGTTCTGTTGAAGCCATTCGTGGCGTTGATTTAGATTTATATCGGGGGGAAACCTTAGCCATCGTTGGTGAATCCGGTTCAGGTAAGTCCGTTACCGTTAAAACCATTATGGGAATTTTAGCGAATAACCAACGTATCAATACCGGTGTGATTGATTACTCCTATGAAGCAGATGGAAAAGTTAATTCAGTTGATTTATTAAAAATCAGCAAAAAAGAAATGCGCCGCCGCTTTAATGGTAAAAGAATTGCGATGGTTTTCCAAGATCCAATGACGTCTTTAAATCCAACCATGCCAATTGGGGAGCAAATCATGGAAGGAATGTTCATTCATTATCATACCCCTAAAAAAGAAGCCCGTGAAAAAGCCTTACGTTTATTGGAGTTGGTTGGTATTCCGAACGGTGAAGAACGCTTCGGTCAATATCCGCATCAACTCTCTGGCGGGATGCGCCAAAGAGTGGTCATTGCGATTGCTTTAGCTTGCGATCCGGAAATTCTTATTTGTGATGAACCAACCACCGCTTTGGATGTTACCATCCAAAGCAAAATCCTCGATCTAATAAATATGATTCAGAAAAAGAATAACATTGCCGTAATTTATATCACCCATGATTTAGGGGTGGTATCTAAAGTAGCAGATTATGTTAATGTCATGTATGCCGGTCGTATTGTTGAAAAAGGTTCAGTCAATGATATTTTTTATGATCCAAAACATCCCTATACTTGGGGACTGTTATCAGCCATGCCTGATATAAATACCTCTTCGGATAAGTTGTATGCTATACCTGGTAACCCACCGAATTTAGCCCACCATAAACAAGGTGACCCGTTCTATATTCGGAATGATTATGCGTTGAACATTGACAAACGGGTTGAACCTCCTATGTATCAAATTTCAAAAACGCATTATGTGGCTAGCTGGTTAATGCATGAGAAGGCACCAAAAGTCGAAATGCCAACTGCCCTGCGGGAGCGCATTGACCAAATGAAGTTGGAGGCGAGTCAATATGAGCGAGTTTAA
- a CDS encoding ABC transporter permease produces MAEVKEIANIEFLADDFNLADKKQDEDYQEIYVKESSWKQFVTNFSRNKGSVFGLITIILIIFFAIFGPHMNEYGMNQQITGNENMAPRVQGLEQLGIFDGSQTFNTSTGTMTINRYETNPNAADTYYWFGSDVLGRDIFTRVWEGTRISLYIALVAVIVDVFIGMIYGLISGYFGGKVDMIMQRFIEILNGIPSLVIVTLLIVVLEPGILSITIAIALTGWIGMSRVARAQMLKLKEREFVLASRTLGAKPLTIIFKEILPNIFAQLIIMSMFSVPNAIFTESFLAFIGLGVPMPNASLGSLISDSFKSFLNAPYMIIPPVLVLSLTMLSFNLLADGLRDALDPTMKEV; encoded by the coding sequence ATGGCAGAAGTGAAAGAAATAGCCAACATTGAATTTTTAGCGGATGATTTTAATTTAGCCGATAAAAAGCAAGATGAAGATTATCAAGAGATTTATGTAAAAGAATCTTCTTGGAAGCAATTTGTAACCAATTTTTCACGGAACAAAGGTTCAGTGTTTGGTCTTATTACGATTATTCTGATTATTTTCTTTGCGATTTTTGGTCCTCATATGAACGAATATGGCATGAATCAACAAATTACGGGAAATGAAAATATGGCTCCGAGGGTTCAAGGGCTTGAACAGTTAGGGATTTTTGATGGGAGTCAAACCTTTAACACGTCAACAGGAACGATGACGATAAACCGCTATGAAACCAACCCTAATGCCGCCGATACATACTATTGGTTTGGTTCGGATGTGTTAGGCCGTGATATTTTCACACGGGTTTGGGAAGGTACCCGTATTTCCCTATACATTGCTTTAGTCGCGGTGATTGTGGATGTATTTATTGGGATGATTTATGGTTTAATCTCGGGTTACTTTGGCGGTAAAGTCGATATGATTATGCAACGTTTTATCGAGATTTTAAACGGGATTCCGAGTTTGGTTATTGTGACCCTCTTGATTGTGGTTTTAGAACCGGGGATTTTGAGTATTACGATTGCGATTGCTTTAACCGGTTGGATAGGGATGTCAAGGGTCGCTAGGGCGCAAATGTTGAAATTAAAAGAACGTGAATTTGTTTTAGCTTCGCGCACGCTGGGAGCAAAACCTCTGACGATTATTTTCAAAGAAATCTTACCCAATATCTTTGCGCAACTGATTATTATGTCGATGTTCTCTGTCCCTAATGCGATTTTTACCGAATCGTTCTTAGCCTTTATCGGTTTAGGGGTACCTATGCCTAATGCTTCCTTGGGTTCATTAATTAGTGATTCCTTTAAATCCTTTTTAAATGCCCCTTATATGATTATTCCGCCAGTCTTAGTGTTGTCGCTCACCATGCTGAGTTTCAACTTGCTAGCAGACGGTTTACGCGATGCCCTAGATCCAACCATGAAGGAGGTTTAA